In Nicotiana tabacum cultivar K326 chromosome 2, ASM71507v2, whole genome shotgun sequence, the following proteins share a genomic window:
- the LOC107766253 gene encoding switch 2-like — translation MSLNSFKETLKPCTAIQSSFSQSSSTRSYNFDTKSVNPRKPPKSSLSQQLLRLEDHTSLLQTQPPQTPNKQNHFDLKSKYEKSEEEEEEEEEKPVGFGRPKLDLLLLDQTGPYEPLVLSSPGQKPVVQVPASINCRLLEHQRAGVKFLYSLYQNNHGGVLGDDMGLGKTIQSIAFLAAVFGKDGDLPESTVSKEHPRTRVPVLIICPSSLIHNWENEFSKWATFSVCIYHGPNRDLMIDRLEARGVEILITSFDTYRIHGHILSDVDWEIVIIDEAHRLKNEKSKLYKACLAIKTLKRYGLTGTIMQNKLMELFNLFDWVIPGCLGTREHFREFYDEPLKHGQRSSAPDRFVRVADERKQHLVSVLRKYLLRRTKEETIGHLMLGKEDNVVFCAMSELQKRVYQRMLQLPEVRCLINKDLPCSCGSPLKQVECCRRTVPDGIIWSYLHRDNPDGCDSCPYCVVLPCLMKLQQISNHLELIKPNPRDDPDKQRKDTEFAAAVFGKDIDLVGGHTQNKSFLGLSNVEHCGKMRALEKLMSSWVSQGDKILLFSYSVRMLDILEKFIIRKGYGFSRLDGSTPTGLRQSLVDDFNSSPSKQVFLISTKAGGLGLNLVSANRVVIFDPNWNPAQDLQAQDRSFRFGQRRHVVVFRLLAAGSLEELVYTRQVYKQQLTNIAVSGKMEKRYFEGVQDCKEFQGELFGICNLFRDLSDKLFTSEIIELHENKRKEDGTHSKQDLSGMYFVPEKEITTASLVAPESSKHKEEEGRAVAPMLEHLGIVYAHRFEDIVDLGPAVTKEKKEQTVHLNNAPGLPECSTVGKRKSDAITGKENVGTGNPIKMRKKNQFSLIACFMGMEEVQFSKWLLSATPAEREKVLKDYHKEKG, via the exons ATGTCTTTAAACAGCTTCAAGGAGACACTCAAGCCCTGCACTGCAATTCAATCATCTTTCTCACAATCTTCTTCAACACGTTCGTACAATTTCGACACAAAATCTGTAAACCCTAGAAAACCCCCTAAATCTTCTTTGTCCCAGCAACTTCTACGACTCGAGGATCACACTTCTTTGCTTCAAACTCAACCACCACAAACTCCCAATAAGCAGAACCATTTTGATTTGAAAAGCAAATATGAAAAAtcagaggaggaggaagaagaagaagaagaaaagcccGTTGGGTTTGGGAGGCCCAAATTGGATTTATTATTGCTAGATCAAACAGGACCTTACGAGCCTTTGGTTCTGTCTTCACCGGGTCAAAAGCCTGTTGTCCAG GTTCCAGCATCTATAAACTGTAGGCTTTTGGAGCATCAACGAGCAGGAGTGAAATTTTTGTATAGCTTGTATCAGAATAATCATGGAGGAGTTCTTGGAGATGATAT GGGACTTGGTAAAACCATCCAAAGCATTGCATTCTTAGCTGCTGTATTTGGTAAGGATGGAGACTTACCTGAATCAACAGTCTCGAAGGAACACCCAAGAACAAGGGTCCCTGTACTAATAATTTGTCCCTCTTCTTTGATCCACAACTgggaaaatgagttttccaagtGGGCAACATTTAGTGTTTGCATTTATCACGGGCCAAACCGTGATTTAATGATTGACAGACTAGAAGCACGTGGAGTGGAGATACTTATAACCAGTTTTGATACATACAGAATCCATGGACACATTTTATCAGATGTTGATTGGGAGATTGTGATTATTGATGAGGCCCATCGGCTTAAGAATGAGAAATCAAAACTGTACAAGGCATGTTTAGCAATTAAGACCCTAAAACGTTATGGTCTTACAGGAACAATAATGCAGAATAAATTAATGGAATTGTTCAATCTGTTCGACTGGGTGATACCCGGTTGCTTGGGGACACGTGAACACTTCCGAGAATTTTACGATGAGCCCCTTAAACATGGTCAGCGATCAAGTGCTCCAGATAGATTTGTTCGAGTTGCTGATGAGCGAAAACAGCACTTAGTATCAGTTCTGCGCAAATATTTGTTAAGAAGGACAAAGGAGGAAACTATTGGACATCTCATGTTGGGGAAGGAAGATAATGTTGTATTTTGTGCAATGAGTGAACTGCAAAAACGGGTTTATCAGAGAATGCTACAGTTACCTGAGGTACGATGCCTTATCAATAAGGATCTCCCTTGTAGTTGTGGAAGCCCTCTCAAGCAAGTCGAATGTTGCAGAAGGACGGTTCCAGATGGTATCATCTGGTCTTACCTTCACAGGGACAATCCAGATGGTTGTGATTCATGCCCTTATTGTGTCGTTCTTCCTTGTCTCATGAAGCTCCAGCAG ATAAGCAATCACTTGGAGCTTATCAAGCCTAATCCAAGGGATGATCcagataaacaaagaaaagatacAGAATTTGCTGCTGCTGTATTTGGTAAGGACATTGATTTGGTAGGAGGACATACTCAGAATAAGAGTTTCTTGGGCTTAAGTAATGTTGAACATTGCGGGAAAATGAGAGCATTGGAGAAACTAATGTCCTCTTGGGTTTCACAAGGTGACAAGATTCTTCTTTTCAGCTATTCTGTAAG GATGCTGGACATACTTGAGAAATTTATTATACGCAAAGGCTATGGCTTTTCAAGGCTTGATGGTTCCACCCCAACTGGCCTGCGCCAGTCTCTAGTCGACGACTTCAACTCTAGTCCTAGCAAACAG GTGTTCCTTATATCAACAAAAGCTGGTGGACTTGGCCTCAACCTCGTTAGTGCAAATCGTGTAGTGATATTTGATCCAAATTGGAATCCTGCCCAAGATTTGCAGGCCCAGGACAGATCATTCCGATTTGGACAGAGGCGGCATGTTGTTGTTTTCCGCTTACTTGCGGCCGGTTCTCTTGAAGAACTTGTTTACACTCGTCAGGTCTACAAACAGCAGTTAACAAACATTGCTGTCTCTGGAAAAATGGAAAAACGCTATTTTGAGGGAGTTCAG GATTGTAAGGAGTTTCAAGGGGAGCTATTCGGTATCTGCAATCTTTTCAGAGATCTATCTGACAAACTCTTCACAAGTGAGATCATTGAATTACATGAAAACAAGAGAAAGGAAGATGGAACTCATTCAAAACAGGATTTGAGTGGGATGTATTTTGTTCCTGAGAAAGAAATAACTACAGCATCTTTGGTGGCACCTGAAAGCAGTAAACATAAAGAAGAGGAGGGCAGAGCAGTTGCTCCAATGCTTGAACACCTCG GTATTGTATATGCTCATCGGTTTGAAGACATTGTTGATCTTGGACCAGCAGTGACGAAAGAGAAAAAAGAACAGACTGTGCATCTAAATAATGCTCCAGGGTTGCCAGAGTGTTCAACCGTTGGGAAGAGGAAATCAGATGCCATAACTGGGAAGGAGAATGTAGGAACTGGCAATCCTATAAAGATGCGCAAAAAGAACCAATTTAGCCTCATTGCCTGTTTCATGGGCATGGAAGAGGTTCAGTTTAGCAAATGGCTCTTATCTGCAACTCCAGCAGAGCGTGAAAAGGTACTAAAAGATTATCATAAGGAGAAAGGATAA